A stretch of Vairimorpha necatrix chromosome 2, complete sequence DNA encodes these proteins:
- a CDS encoding putative SP-containing protein: MLQYMLFIISSAIETNEYKLLRESENYSRHEIDGINYKNYDNRELNSNTSNERYITSKKLKATSSNKTTKKTRKKQSSELLNVKNKFKRYNNYYNDISENTLYYTRRKICFNNFLNKWEDEKLKIEKISHYRRFNKDESDQYAKNYCPCNRWLRKYNEILNKFLPRILKEIEKSKMEETFKKQIMDHIKIISRAMRYFAKIYPQNANYLKYYDYNILYYRLMVYRLPYLFNYFDLGGRFVKLYEMLIDQYVNKLDITNIMTTTLFEMSEKFIYVIKLRKNFLEKIKSKLNLLEKLK; this comes from the coding sequence ATGTTACAATATATGTTGTTCATTATTAGTTCCGCCATTGAAACtaatgaatataaattattgagAGAGTCAGAGAACTATTCAAGACATGAAATTGACGgcataaattataaaaattacgaCAATAGGGAACTAAATTCAAATACATCGAATGAGAGATATATCactagtaaaaaattaaaagcaACATCAAGTAataaaacaacaaaaaaaactcgGAAAAAACAATCTTCAGAACTAttaaatgtcaaaaataaatttaaacgatataataattattacaATGACATATCCGAAAATACCTTATATTATACTAGACgtaaaatatgttttaataattttttgaataaatgGGAGGatgaaaaattgaaaatagaAAAGATTTCTCATTAtagaagatttaataaagacGAAAGCGATCAAtatgcaaaaaattattgtcCATGTAATAGATGGTTAAGAAAATAcaatgaaatattaaataaatttttgccTAGGATTTTAAAggaaatagaaaaatcaaAGATGGAagaaacatttaaaaaacaaataatggatcatataaaaatcatatctAGAGCCATGAGGTATTTTGCAAAGATTTACCCCCAAAATGCCAATTACCTAAAATATTACGACTACAATATACTATACTATAGATTAATGGTTTATAGATTGCCTTATCTTTTTAACTACTTTGACCTAGGTGGCAGATTCGTAAAACTATATGAAATGCTGATTGATCAGTATGTTAATAAACTAGATATAACTAATATCATGACAACAACATTATTTGAGATGtctgaaaaatttatctatgtaataaaacttcgtaaaaattttctagaaaaaattaaaagtaaattaaatttgctAGAGAAGCTAAAATGA